One Deinococcus psychrotolerans genomic window, GAGTTGCGCCGCCAGCAAAAAGCCCGCCGAGTGATCGGTGACCATCCGCACCAGCTTGTCTTGCACCAGTTGGCGTGAGGCAATCGGCTTGGCGAAGGTGGTGCGGCTGACCGAATAATCCAGCGCCGTCTGATACACCGCCTCCAACGCGCCCATCGCTCCCCAGGCGATGCCGAAACGGGCCGAAGTCAGGCAGCCCAGTGGGCTTTTGAGACCGCCGGAGCCGGGCAGCATATTTTCAGCCGGAATGCGGCAGTCTTCCAGCACGATTTCGCCGGTGACGCTGGCCCGCAGGCTCATCTTGCGCTGAATTTTGGGCGTGGAAAAACCTTTGGCGTCCCTCGGCACGATGAAGCCACGTATCACGTCCTCGTCGTCTTTGGCCCAGACCACCGCCAGGTCGGCCACCGGGCTGTTGGTGATCCACATTTTATTGCCGTTGAGCACGTAATCGCCGCCGTCTTTGCGGGCGCGGGTCCGCATGGCGGCGGGATCGGAGCCGCCGTCGGGTTCGGTCAGGCCGAAGCAGCCGATCAGCTCACCGGACGCCAGACCCGGCAAATACTGCCGCTTTTGCTCTTCGCTGCCGTAGGTGAAAATTGGGTACATCACCAGGCTGCCCTGTACACTGGCCGCACTCCGCAGGCCGCTGTCGCAGCGCTCGAGTTCATACATCATCGCGCCGTAAGCGCTGTAACTCGCGCCAGAGCCGCCGTATTCCTCGGGCGTGGTCGGGCCGAGCAGGCCCTGAGCGCCGAACTCACGCATGACCTCGCGCACCGGCAAATCGGAGTCGTCCCACCACTCGGCAATTTGCGGCATCAGTTTGGCGTCCACGTAGCCGCGCACGCTCTGCATCACAAGCTGCTCATCGGGGCCGAGCAGCGAACGGGTTTGGAAATAGTCGAGCATGAAGTCTCCTTGAGGTAGGGTAGGGAAGAGAGATTTAAGGTTGCGTGTCTTGTCCGAGTTCGCTCAAAATCTCCTCGCTGTGCTGGCCGAGAGTGGGCGGAGCGAGGCGCACGGTGGGCGTCACTCCACCGATTTCCCACGGGGGAGCCGTGACGGTGGTATGGCCCAGTGAGGCGTGCGGAACCGTTACCGCCACGCCCCTGGCCTGCACATGCGGGTCGGCGAACACCTCGGCCATGTCATTGACTGGGCCGCACGGCACGCCCGCCACTTCCAAGCGCCGGGTGACTTCCTCGCGCCCGAAATGCGAGAGGGCCTCGGCCAGTTGACGCTCTAACTCGGGGCGCTGCTGCACCCGCCGCTCGTTGGTGGCAAAGCGCTCGTCAGCCGCCATTTCGGGTCGGTCTAGAGCCACGCCCAGTTTGCGCCACAGCGCGTCATTGCCCGCCGCGATGTTGATAAAACCGTCGCCGCATTCATATGTGCCGTAAGGCACGATGCTGCGGTGCTCGTTGCCGACGGGCACGGGGATTTCGCCAGTGGCAAGATAGCGCCCGGTTTGGCTGCTGCCCAGCGCGATGACGCTTTCGAGCAGGTTCACGTCTAAGCGCTCGCCTTGACCCGTCTTTTCGCGTTGGTAAAGGGCCGCCAGAATCGCCTGCGTTAGCAGCGCTCCCGAGAACACGTCGGCCACTGCCACGCCCACCCGCAGGGGCTGGCCGCCGGGTTCGCCGTTGTAACTCATCATGCCGCCCATGCCCTGCGCGATCACGTCGTAACCGGCCCGCTCGCGGTAAGGCCCGCTTTGTCCGAAGCCCGAAACGCTGGCGTAGATCAGGCGCGGAAACTCGGCGTGGAGTGCTTCCCAGCCGAAGCCCAGCCGCTCGAAGGTGCCGGGCCGGAAGTTCTCGACGACCACGTCGCTGCTGGCGATCAGAGCGCGGGCCGCCTCCAGACCCGCCTCACTCTTGAGATCCAGTACCAGACTGCGCTTGTTGCGGTTGACGCTCAGAAAATAGCTGGACTCGCGCCCGCTACTTGATACCTGAAACGGCGGCCCCCAGGCGCGGGTGTCGTCGCCCTGTGGCGGCTCGACCTTGATCACGTCCGCACCGAGGTCGCCCAGTAGCATGGTGCAAAATGGCCCGGTCAGCACGCGGGTAAAGTCGGCCACCCGAACGCCGGAGAGCATCACGGGCGGCCTCCTGCTGGGGAGGGGTGTGCGCCTGAATAGTCACTGGAGTGTATGGGCAAAGTCAGTCCTCATTCGTGGTTTGAGTGTTCTGGCGCTACCGTAGCACGCTTCAGGCAGCGCGACTGCGGCTCAAAACGCGGGAGGCCGACTTTGCCGTACAGCTTACGGCGCGGCCCGCTCGACCGGCCAAAACTATGGGCATGGACAAGCCGCTCACCAGTCAACTGCTCCCCAATGCCTTCCGGCGGCAAGACGAGACGCCCGACGAGCTGTTTTACCGCTCTCCGCGCTTCGTGACCCACATCGACGACGGGGCCATCGCCGCCGTGACCCAGCTTTACCGCGAGTATTTTCCGGCGGGCGGGCGCGTCCTGGATGTGATGAGCAGTTGGATCAGCCACTTGCCGCCGGAAGTGGAGTATGGCCGGGTGGTCGGGCTGGGCCTCAACGAAGCTGAGCTGGCCCGCAACCCGTGCCTGAACGCTTACGTGGTGCAAAACCTCAATACCGACGCTCACTTGCCCTTCGAGGATAATTCT contains:
- a CDS encoding CaiB/BaiF CoA transferase family protein, translating into MLSGVRVADFTRVLTGPFCTMLLGDLGADVIKVEPPQGDDTRAWGPPFQVSSSGRESSYFLSVNRNKRSLVLDLKSEAGLEAARALIASSDVVVENFRPGTFERLGFGWEALHAEFPRLIYASVSGFGQSGPYRERAGYDVIAQGMGGMMSYNGEPGGQPLRVGVAVADVFSGALLTQAILAALYQREKTGQGERLDVNLLESVIALGSSQTGRYLATGEIPVPVGNEHRSIVPYGTYECGDGFINIAAGNDALWRKLGVALDRPEMAADERFATNERRVQQRPELERQLAEALSHFGREEVTRRLEVAGVPCGPVNDMAEVFADPHVQARGVAVTVPHASLGHTTVTAPPWEIGGVTPTVRLAPPTLGQHSEEILSELGQDTQP
- a CDS encoding acyl-CoA dehydrogenase family protein, coding for MLDYFQTRSLLGPDEQLVMQSVRGYVDAKLMPQIAEWWDDSDLPVREVMREFGAQGLLGPTTPEEYGGSGASYSAYGAMMYELERCDSGLRSAASVQGSLVMYPIFTYGSEEQKRQYLPGLASGELIGCFGLTEPDGGSDPAAMRTRARKDGGDYVLNGNKMWITNSPVADLAVVWAKDDEDVIRGFIVPRDAKGFSTPKIQRKMSLRASVTGEIVLEDCRIPAENMLPGSGGLKSPLGCLTSARFGIAWGAMGALEAVYQTALDYSVSRTTFAKPIASRQLVQDKLVRMVTDHSAGFLLAAQLGQLKDSGKMTFGQVSLAKRNNVRVALQGARLARELLGGNGITTEYPVIRHMLNLETVDTYEGTHDIHTLIVGRDLTGLNALG
- a CDS encoding class I SAM-dependent methyltransferase, translating into MDKPLTSQLLPNAFRRQDETPDELFYRSPRFVTHIDDGAIAAVTQLYREYFPAGGRVLDVMSSWISHLPPEVEYGRVVGLGLNEAELARNPCLNAYVVQNLNTDAHLPFEDNSFDAAGLCVSVDYLTDPVAVLRDLGRVVTAGGPVVITFSNRCFPSKAVAIWHQLGSAGQQALVQHYLEEAGNWTDIVQLDRSPMQGRRGGDPLWAVVGRAKS